In one Oncorhynchus masou masou isolate Uvic2021 chromosome 23, UVic_Omas_1.1, whole genome shotgun sequence genomic region, the following are encoded:
- the LOC135510619 gene encoding zinc finger protein 883-like, with the protein MSSPSYSLPAKKEVCWTKKEGMWLNIVVKEESEEENVTVKNEIEGEDDTLKEEEKDVSVKEEEDAFRGKEDGAVFGVKEEGEITVTLNEEDETGDLINTRVKPDSHSDYGMRPSVEPGPKTSKPARPHHCSQCGKSFTKLRNLKEHERTHTAEKPFQCLQCTKSFCWLGKLKVHERIHTGEKPYHCSQCGTSFTQLGTLKTHEKIHSGVKPYNCSQCGTSFTRSRDLKEHERIHTGEKPYHCSQCGKTFTWLGSLKTHERTHTGEKPYHCSHCGKSFPLLGNLNNHERTHTGEKPYHCSHCGKGFGQLGHLKVHERTHTGEMPYQCSHCEKGFGQLGHLKVHERTHTGEKPYQCSHCGKGFTQVGSLKTHERTHTGEKPYQCSHCGKGFTQLGSLKSHQRIHTREKKTPGRAAAASAAANLSP; encoded by the exons ATGAGCTCACCCAGCTACTCTCTCCCTGCTAAGAAAGAGGTCTGCTGGACGAAGAAAGAGGGTATGTGGCTAAATATTGTCGTGAAAGAAGAAAGTGAAGAGGAGAACGTCACAGTAAAAAACGAAATAGAAGGTGAGGATGATAcattgaaagaagaagagaaagacgtttcagtgaaagaagaggaggacgcATTCAGAGGGAAAGAGGATGGTGCCGTTTTTGGAgtgaaggaggaaggggagattactgtcacattgaatgaggaagatgagacaggagatctgattaacacca GAGTGAAACCAGACTCTCACTCTGACTACGGGATGCGTCCTTCAGTGGAACCAGGCCCAAAGACGTCCAAACCTGCAAGACCACACcattgctcccagtgtggaaagagttttactaaGTTACGAAACCTAAAAGAGCATGAGAGGACCCACACAGCagaaaagcctttccaatgttTGCAGTGTACAAAGAGTTTCTGCTGGTTAGGGAAGCTAAAAgtacatgagagaatacacacaggagaaaagccttaccactgctctcagtgtggaacAAGTTTTACCCAATTAGGGACCCTAAAAACACATGAGAAAATACACTCTGGAGTGAAGCCTTACaactgctctcagtgtggaacTAGTTTTACCCGGTCAAGGGACCTGAAAGAGCATgaaagaatacacacaggagagaagccttaccactgctcacAATGTGGAAAAACTTTTACCTGGTTAGGTAGCTTGAAAacgcatgagaggacacacacaggtgagaagccttaccactgttccCACTGTGGAAAGAGCTTTCCCCTATTAGGGAATCTGAACAACCACGAGAGAACGCACacgggagagaagccttaccactgctcccattgTGGAAAGGGTTTTGGACAATTGGGGCATCTAAAAGTGCAtgaaagaacacacacaggagagatgcCTTACCAGTGCTCCCATTGTGAAAAGGGTTTTGGACAATTGGGGCATCTAAAAGTGCATgaaagaacacacacaggggagaagccttaccaatgCTCCCattgtggaaagggttttacccAAGTAGGGAGCCTGAAAACACAtgaaagaacacacacaggagagaagccttaccaatgCTCGCATTGCGGAAAGGGTTTTACCCAGTTAGGGAGCTTGAAATCACATCAGAGGATACATACACGGGAGAAGAAGACCCCAGGAAGGGCAGCTGCTGCCTCAGCAGCAGCTAATTTGAGTCCATAA